One genomic window of Thioclava sp. GXIMD4216 includes the following:
- a CDS encoding purine-nucleoside phosphorylase, whose product MSKSAELAQVIRKRAGDTPLAFGLVLGSGLGHLAEEIDGVAIPYSDLPGFPHAGVSGHNPKLVIGDLEGVRVAVFGGRVHYYEHGNPAEMRLPLEILRELGCERLILTNAAGSLRPDIPPGGLMMLEDHINFAGHNPLIGEPTDARFVPMTDAHDAQMRDGLMAAAKAEGIELPAGVYCWFSGPSFETPAEIRAARILGADAVGMSTVPEVILARFLGLRVAAISVITNMGAGMKADEQISHAQTKAMAPLGAEKLEKILRRYLQAR is encoded by the coding sequence ATGTCAAAGAGCGCTGAACTGGCCCAAGTCATCCGAAAGCGGGCGGGCGATACGCCGCTTGCTTTCGGGCTGGTGCTGGGGTCGGGTCTGGGCCATCTGGCCGAAGAGATCGACGGTGTGGCGATCCCCTATTCCGACCTGCCCGGCTTTCCGCATGCGGGCGTCTCGGGCCATAACCCGAAGCTGGTGATCGGAGACCTTGAAGGGGTGCGCGTTGCCGTCTTCGGGGGCCGCGTGCATTACTATGAACATGGCAACCCCGCCGAGATGCGCCTGCCGCTGGAGATCCTGCGCGAACTGGGCTGCGAGCGGCTGATCCTGACCAATGCGGCAGGCTCGCTGCGCCCCGACATCCCGCCGGGGGGGCTGATGATGCTGGAAGACCACATCAATTTCGCGGGCCATAACCCGCTGATCGGCGAGCCAACGGACGCGCGTTTTGTCCCGATGACCGACGCCCATGATGCCCAGATGCGCGACGGGCTGATGGCGGCGGCCAAGGCCGAGGGGATCGAATTGCCCGCGGGCGTTTACTGCTGGTTCTCGGGGCCGTCTTTCGAGACCCCCGCCGAAATCCGCGCCGCCCGCATTCTTGGCGCCGATGCGGTGGGCATGTCTACCGTGCCCGAGGTCATCCTTGCGCGGTTTCTCGGGCTGAGAGTGGCCGCGATTTCGGTGATCACCAATATGGGCGCGGGCATGAAAGCCGACGAACAGATCAGCCATGCCCAGACCAAGGCAATGGCACCGCTAGGGGCGGAAAAGCTTGAAAAGATCCTGCGACGATATCTGCAAGCCCGATGA
- a CDS encoding ABC transporter permease translates to MKKLPTWADLVLVPLISILLAAIISAIVVLAIGGNPVEVISVMFDGALGSAYGWGYTLYYTTSFIFTGLAVTVAYHASQFNIGAEGQAQLGGLGVALVCLALPWPAWWLALPAAMMGAALFGAAWAAIPGWLAAKRGSHIVITTIMFNYIAYSLLQYLLVTVLRPEGQMDPATARFPKGASLPTFHDIPGLSGLFSPSVPANVTFFVALAACVLVWVLLWKTKFGYEIRAFGLNEKAASYAGISRTKIILGSMLISGALAGLMSINNVMGEAERLLQNSAEGAGFIGIAVALMGRNHPLGVFLAAFLFGFLYQGGAEMGLWTSIPIELRLLIQGLVVLFTGALDGMVRMMLMPFFRVKQGAK, encoded by the coding sequence ATGAAGAAACTACCGACATGGGCCGATCTGGTTCTTGTGCCGCTGATCTCGATCCTGCTGGCGGCGATCATTTCGGCCATCGTGGTGCTAGCGATTGGCGGCAATCCGGTCGAGGTGATCTCGGTGATGTTCGATGGCGCTTTAGGCAGCGCCTATGGCTGGGGCTATACGCTGTATTACACCACCAGTTTCATCTTCACCGGCCTTGCCGTGACGGTTGCCTATCACGCCAGCCAGTTCAACATCGGCGCCGAAGGTCAGGCGCAGCTGGGGGGATTGGGCGTGGCGCTCGTCTGCCTTGCACTGCCTTGGCCTGCATGGTGGCTGGCGCTGCCTGCGGCGATGATGGGGGCGGCACTTTTCGGGGCCGCATGGGCCGCCATTCCGGGCTGGCTTGCGGCCAAACGCGGCAGCCATATCGTGATCACCACGATCATGTTCAACTATATCGCCTATAGCCTGCTGCAATATCTGCTGGTCACCGTCCTGCGCCCCGAGGGCCAGATGGATCCGGCAACCGCGCGCTTTCCCAAGGGTGCCAGCCTGCCGACCTTCCACGATATTCCGGGGCTCTCGGGGCTGTTCAGCCCCTCGGTTCCGGCCAATGTCACCTTCTTCGTGGCTCTGGCGGCCTGTGTGCTGGTCTGGGTGCTGCTGTGGAAGACCAAATTCGGCTATGAAATCCGCGCTTTCGGGTTGAACGAAAAGGCCGCAAGCTATGCCGGTATCTCGCGCACCAAGATCATTCTGGGGTCTATGCTGATTTCCGGCGCGCTGGCGGGGCTGATGTCCATCAACAACGTCATGGGCGAGGCCGAGCGTCTGTTGCAGAACTCTGCCGAAGGGGCGGGCTTTATCGGGATTGCGGTCGCGCTTATGGGCCGCAACCATCCGCTGGGCGTGTTTCTGGCGGCGTTTCTCTTTGGCTTTCTGTACCAAGGCGGGGCCGAGATGGGGCTTTGGACCTCGATCCCGATCGAGCTGCGGCTGCTGATCCAAGGTCTGGTCGTGCTGTTCACCGGCGCGCTTGACGGGATGGTGCGGATGATGCTCATGCCCTTCTTCCGTGTGAAACAGGGGGCCAAGTGA
- a CDS encoding ABC transporter permease has product MEYATLIAILDSTLRLATPLLLACLAGLYSERSGVFDIGLEGKMLMAAMTSGAVAYMTGNVWLGCLAGIAASILFSLLHGLASITFRGNQLISGVALNFLASGMTVLIAQSLFHQGGRTPALTGTARFNELHLPFEAALRKVPIIGPLYSDVLSGHSILVYVALMAVPVTWWVLYRTRFGLRLRAVGENPESVDTAGISVIGLRYGAVTITGLLCGLAGAYMATGLQAGFGREMVAGRGYIALAALIFANWKPWSALWATLLFGFLQALALRPDVLQNTLHMSVPGALLDALPYILTVIVLAGVVGKPHPPKAGGQPYVKER; this is encoded by the coding sequence ATGGAGTACGCAACCCTTATCGCCATTCTGGATTCCACCCTGCGGCTGGCGACGCCGCTGCTTCTGGCCTGTCTGGCAGGGCTTTATTCCGAACGCTCCGGCGTGTTCGACATCGGGCTAGAGGGCAAGATGCTGATGGCCGCCATGACCTCGGGCGCTGTGGCCTATATGACCGGCAATGTCTGGCTGGGCTGTCTGGCAGGCATTGCCGCCTCGATCCTGTTTTCGCTCCTGCATGGGCTGGCCTCGATCACCTTCCGTGGCAATCAGCTGATTTCGGGCGTCGCGCTCAACTTCCTTGCCTCGGGGATGACAGTGCTGATTGCCCAATCGCTCTTCCACCAAGGCGGGCGCACACCTGCCCTTACAGGCACTGCACGCTTCAACGAACTCCACCTGCCCTTCGAGGCCGCCCTCCGCAAGGTCCCCATCATCGGGCCGCTTTATTCGGATGTGCTCTCGGGCCATTCCATTCTGGTCTATGTGGCGCTGATGGCGGTGCCTGTGACATGGTGGGTGCTCTACCGCACCCGCTTCGGGCTGCGGCTGCGGGCGGTGGGCGAAAACCCCGAATCCGTTGATACCGCAGGAATTTCCGTCATTGGTCTGCGCTATGGCGCGGTGACCATCACCGGACTTCTTTGCGGGCTGGCGGGGGCCTATATGGCCACCGGTCTTCAGGCAGGCTTTGGCCGCGAGATGGTCGCAGGGCGTGGCTATATCGCCCTTGCGGCGCTGATCTTCGCGAATTGGAAACCGTGGTCGGCGCTTTGGGCGACCCTGCTTTTCGGTTTCCTGCAGGCACTGGCGCTGCGTCCCGATGTGCTGCAGAATACGCTGCATATGTCGGTTCCGGGGGCGCTTCTGGATGCGCTGCCCTATATCCTGACCGTGATCGTGCTGGCGGGCGTCGTCGGCAAACCCCATCCCCCGAAGGCCGGAGGCCAACCCTATGTCAAAGAGCGCTGA
- a CDS encoding sulfite exporter TauE/SafE family protein — protein sequence MQIYLPIAEVSVNFFVLFGIGGVVGILSGLFGVGGGFLITPLLFFIGIPPTVAVATGANQVVASSVSGVLSQLKRKAVDVPMGFILLVGGLAGSVAGISIFNYLQALGQIDLAVQLCYVVFLGGVGLLMFLESLRALGRSRRPAAKRSKRHSHGWVHRLPLKMKFRASGLYISVIPPILVGFCVGVLGAVMGVGGGFIMVPAMIYLLGMPTKVVIGTSLFQILFTSAFTTMMHAITNQSVDVMLAIMLILGGVIGAQIGSILGGRLKAEQLRILLASLVLLVALKLGYDLVVRPSELYSISLGAKG from the coding sequence ATGCAAATTTACCTGCCCATCGCCGAAGTCTCGGTCAATTTTTTCGTCCTCTTCGGCATCGGCGGGGTGGTCGGCATCCTGTCGGGGCTGTTCGGGGTGGGGGGCGGTTTTCTGATCACCCCGCTTCTGTTCTTCATCGGCATTCCGCCCACCGTTGCCGTGGCCACGGGCGCCAATCAGGTTGTGGCCTCTTCGGTTTCGGGGGTGCTGAGCCAGCTCAAACGCAAGGCGGTCGATGTGCCTATGGGGTTCATCCTGCTGGTGGGCGGGCTTGCCGGTTCGGTCGCGGGGATCTCGATCTTCAACTACCTGCAGGCCTTGGGCCAGATCGATCTCGCCGTGCAGCTATGCTATGTCGTCTTCCTTGGCGGCGTGGGCCTGCTGATGTTTCTCGAAAGCCTGCGGGCGTTGGGGCGCAGCCGCCGACCCGCCGCCAAGCGCAGCAAACGTCACAGCCACGGCTGGGTCCACAGGCTGCCGCTCAAGATGAAATTCCGTGCCTCGGGTCTTTATATCTCGGTGATCCCGCCCATTCTGGTCGGGTTCTGTGTGGGGGTTCTGGGCGCGGTCATGGGTGTGGGCGGCGGGTTCATCATGGTGCCCGCAATGATCTATCTGCTGGGCATGCCCACCAAAGTGGTGATCGGCACCTCGCTGTTCCAGATCCTGTTCACCTCGGCCTTCACCACGATGATGCATGCCATTACCAACCAGTCGGTGGATGTGATGCTGGCCATCATGCTGATCTTGGGCGGCGTGATCGGGGCACAGATCGGCTCGATCCTCGGGGGGCGGCTCAAAGCCGAACAACTGCGCATCCTGCTGGCCTCTCTGGTGCTTCTCGTGGCGCTCAAGCTTGGCTATGATCTGGTGGTCCGGCCAAGCGAGCTTTACTCGATCAGTCTGGGGGCCAAAGGATGA
- a CDS encoding ABC transporter ATP-binding protein, producing MSGPTQNATRQAPAAIASPQGGAVPAIELRGISKAFGPVQANKDISIKVMPGTIHGIIGENGAGKSTLMSILYGFYKADRGEIVINGRETAIPDSQAAIRAGIGMVFQHFKLVPNFTVVENVILGAEDGRLLRPSIAKARRELKRLAEDYEMDVDPDELVENLSVGHQQRVEILKALYRQAEILILDEPTGVLTPAEADHLFRILDTLRAEGKTILLITHKLREIMMATDTVSVMRRGEMTATVKTSETSPTELAELMVGRKVLLNVEKTKAQPGKPILEVRDLRVTDEAGVARLKGVDLEIRAGEILGIAGVAGNGQTELLEVLGGYQVAKGQIKVNGKVLDLTGRADAQSRRRDGIAHVPEDRHHHGLILDFPAWENFIFGYHSAPEYQKNALLMDNAGIVKATEGAMERFDVRPPIPSLAAKNFSGGNQQKIVLAREIERNPALLLIGQPTRGVDIGAIEFIHKRIIELRDAGAAILLVSVELDEIRSLSDRIAVMFDGEIMGFRDPATTDEKDLGLLMAGMRDPSPDAHEDLAHEDSEADDDGGEG from the coding sequence ATGAGCGGTCCGACCCAGAATGCAACGCGGCAGGCCCCTGCCGCGATTGCGTCCCCGCAGGGCGGTGCTGTGCCCGCAATCGAACTGCGCGGAATCTCCAAGGCCTTCGGGCCTGTGCAGGCGAATAAGGACATCTCCATCAAGGTCATGCCCGGCACGATCCACGGCATCATCGGCGAGAACGGCGCGGGCAAATCCACGCTGATGTCGATCCTCTACGGCTTCTACAAGGCCGACCGTGGCGAGATCGTGATCAACGGGCGCGAGACCGCCATCCCCGACAGTCAGGCCGCAATCCGCGCGGGCATCGGCATGGTGTTCCAGCATTTCAAGCTGGTGCCGAATTTCACCGTAGTCGAGAATGTGATCCTTGGGGCCGAGGATGGCCGCCTGCTGCGCCCCTCTATCGCCAAGGCGCGGCGCGAGCTGAAGCGGCTGGCCGAAGACTACGAGATGGATGTGGACCCCGACGAGCTGGTCGAGAACCTGAGCGTGGGTCACCAGCAGCGGGTCGAGATCCTCAAGGCGCTCTACCGTCAGGCCGAGATCCTGATCCTCGACGAGCCGACCGGCGTGCTGACCCCTGCCGAGGCCGACCATCTGTTCCGCATCCTTGATACGCTGCGTGCCGAGGGCAAGACGATCCTGCTGATCACCCATAAGTTGCGCGAGATCATGATGGCGACCGATACCGTCTCGGTGATGCGGCGCGGCGAGATGACGGCGACGGTGAAAACCTCCGAGACCTCGCCCACCGAGCTGGCCGAGCTGATGGTGGGCCGCAAGGTTCTGCTGAATGTCGAAAAAACCAAGGCCCAGCCCGGCAAACCGATCCTTGAGGTCCGCGACCTTCGGGTGACGGATGAGGCAGGCGTCGCCCGTCTGAAAGGCGTCGATCTTGAGATCCGCGCGGGCGAAATTCTGGGGATTGCCGGTGTGGCGGGCAATGGCCAGACCGAGCTGTTGGAAGTCTTAGGCGGCTATCAGGTAGCCAAGGGCCAGATTAAGGTTAATGGTAAGGTGCTGGACCTTACGGGCCGTGCGGATGCGCAAAGCCGCCGCCGCGATGGCATCGCCCATGTGCCCGAAGACCGCCACCACCACGGGCTGATCCTTGATTTCCCCGCGTGGGAGAATTTCATCTTCGGCTATCACAGCGCGCCCGAATACCAGAAGAACGCGCTTCTGATGGATAACGCGGGCATCGTGAAGGCGACCGAAGGCGCGATGGAGCGTTTCGACGTCCGCCCGCCGATCCCGTCTCTGGCCGCCAAGAATTTCTCGGGCGGCAACCAGCAGAAAATCGTGCTGGCCCGCGAGATCGAGCGTAACCCCGCCCTTCTGCTGATCGGGCAACCGACGCGGGGCGTGGATATCGGCGCGATCGAGTTTATCCACAAGCGCATCATCGAGCTGCGCGATGCGGGGGCGGCGATCCTGCTGGTCTCGGTCGAGCTTGACGAGATCAGGTCTTTGTCGGACCGCATCGCTGTGATGTTCGATGGCGAGATCATGGGCTTCCGCGACCCTGCCACCACCGATGAAAAAGACCTCGGGCTGTTGATGGCGGGGATGCGCGACCCGAGCCCTGATGCCCATGAAGATCTGGCCCATGAAGACAGTGAAGCCGATGATGACGGCGGAGAAGGCTGA
- a CDS encoding BMP family ABC transporter substrate-binding protein gives MSLMKSIFGATTALALTAGGSFADPALIYDLGGKFDKSFNEAAYNGAKRWVDETGGSYKELEMQSEAQREQALRRLAESGANPIVTTGFAFADTLQTVAPDYPDTKFAIIDSVVDLPNVRSVVFKEEQGSYLVGMLAAEASKSDTIGFIGGMDIPLIRKFACGYVQGAKAAKPEIKVVQAMTGTTPAAWNDPVKGAELAKAQIAQGADVIYAAAGATGIGILQAAADEKILSIGVDSNQNMLHPGQVLTSMVKRVDNAVYDMFKAGPDMQTGTVVLGLAEDGVGYAMDDNNADLVTAEMRAPVDDAAKKIASGEIAVHDFTTDSTCPVE, from the coding sequence ATGAGCCTTATGAAATCCATCTTCGGCGCCACGACAGCCCTCGCGCTGACCGCAGGTGGCAGCTTTGCCGATCCGGCGCTAATCTATGATCTGGGCGGAAAATTCGACAAGAGCTTCAACGAGGCGGCCTATAATGGCGCAAAGCGCTGGGTCGATGAAACCGGCGGCAGCTACAAAGAACTGGAGATGCAATCCGAAGCGCAACGCGAACAGGCGCTGCGCCGTCTGGCCGAATCCGGTGCGAACCCGATTGTCACCACGGGCTTTGCCTTCGCGGATACGCTGCAAACCGTCGCCCCCGATTACCCCGACACGAAATTCGCGATCATCGACTCGGTGGTTGACCTGCCCAATGTGCGCTCGGTCGTGTTCAAGGAAGAACAAGGCTCCTATCTGGTGGGGATGCTGGCGGCAGAGGCCTCGAAATCGGATACAATCGGCTTTATCGGCGGCATGGACATCCCGCTGATCCGCAAATTCGCCTGTGGCTATGTGCAAGGGGCCAAGGCCGCCAAACCCGAAATCAAGGTCGTGCAGGCCATGACAGGAACGACGCCTGCGGCATGGAATGACCCCGTGAAGGGGGCGGAACTGGCCAAGGCGCAGATCGCCCAAGGCGCGGATGTGATCTATGCGGCCGCAGGCGCGACCGGTATCGGCATCCTGCAAGCCGCCGCGGACGAGAAAATCCTGTCGATCGGCGTCGATAGCAACCAGAACATGCTGCATCCCGGTCAGGTGCTGACCTCGATGGTCAAGCGCGTCGACAATGCTGTCTACGATATGTTCAAGGCTGGCCCCGATATGCAGACCGGCACCGTCGTGCTGGGTCTGGCCGAGGATGGCGTGGGCTATGCGATGGACGACAATAACGCCGATCTGGTCACCGCCGAAATGCGCGCGCCGGTGGATGACGCGGCCAAAAAGATCGCCTCCGGCGAAATCGCGGTGCATGATTTCACCACGGATAGCACCTGTCCGGTCGAGTAA